A part of Myxococcus landrumus genomic DNA contains:
- a CDS encoding Csu type fimbrial protein: MTSHDILNHARALAVLGMGLLSTSAAHAVCRFQSTVGPSFGTYTSTATLPLDTTGSITYRCDSQPLLSTVTIDLSEGSAGSYLPRRLQGPAGSTLNYNLYQDASRLLIWGNGALGTLRYGPVLCVNGADVTVPIYARIPAGQAASAGSYSDTLVITMTF; the protein is encoded by the coding sequence ATGACTAGCCACGACATCTTGAATCATGCGAGGGCGCTCGCGGTGCTGGGAATGGGCCTGCTCTCCACATCCGCCGCCCACGCCGTCTGCCGTTTCCAATCCACGGTGGGGCCAAGCTTCGGCACCTACACCAGCACCGCCACCCTTCCGCTCGACACCACGGGAAGCATCACCTACCGCTGCGATTCCCAACCCCTGTTGAGCACCGTCACCATCGACCTGAGCGAGGGCAGCGCGGGGAGCTACCTTCCGCGCAGGCTCCAAGGCCCGGCGGGCAGTACGCTCAACTACAATCTCTATCAGGATGCCTCGCGGCTGCTCATCTGGGGCAATGGCGCTCTGGGAACCTTGCGGTACGGCCCCGTGTTGTGCGTGAACGGGGCCGACGTCACCGTCCCCATCTACGCCCGGATTCCCGCGGGACAGGCCGCGTCCGCGGGCTCCTATTCCGACACGCTGGTCATCACGATGACGTTCTGA